A single window of Girardinichthys multiradiatus isolate DD_20200921_A chromosome 15, DD_fGirMul_XY1, whole genome shotgun sequence DNA harbors:
- the ccm2 gene encoding cerebral cavernous malformations protein 2 homolog isoform X2 — METEPGIVSPFKRVFLKGEKGRDKKAQEKSTERRALHTFSLSQPDHRIDPDILLNDYIEKEVKYLGQLTSVPGYLNPSSRTEVLQLVDNARKSHQLAGQLTSEQDAVVSLSAYNIKLVWRDGEDIILRVPIHDIAAVSYIRDDSLHLVVIKTAQESGGSPCPSSCPDLNKSQTLSSLSESGAVLVEVCCLLVLAVDNKAAAEELCLLLSQVFQIVYTESTIDFLDRAIFDGATTPTRHPSLYSDDSSSKVDVKEAFEGETSPFPFQATEGTSPSTSTPASPQTKVPSEGELSTTAAELLQDYMTTLRTKLSSQEIQQFAALLHEYRNGSSIHEFCINLRQLYGDSRKFLLLGLRPFIPEKDSQHFENFLETIGVKDGRGIITDSFGRCKRTTSSASDSTTNGNGATGESGDSTASDEGHEASEGDDWDRMITNISNDIEALGCSMDQEAVTP, encoded by the exons ATGGAGACCGAG CCCGGGATCGTGTCTCCGTTCAAGCGGGTCTTTCTGAAAGGAGAGAAGGGGAGGGACAAGAAGGCCCAGGAGAAATCCACAGAGCGCAGGGCCCTCCATACCTTCTCCCTCTCTCAGCCTGACCACCGCATTGACCCTGACATTCTGCTTAATGACTACATTGAGAAGGAAGTAAAA TATTTAGGGCAGCTGACATCGGTTCCAGGTTACCTAAACCCGTCGAGTCGGACGGAGGTCCTGCAGCTCGTTGACAATGCAAGA AAATCCCATCAGTTGGCGGGCCAGCTGACATCAGAGCAGGATGCAGTGGTGAGCTTGTCTgcatacaacatcaagcttgtTTGGCGAGATGGAGAAGACATCATCCTGAGAGTGCCGATCCACGACATCGCTGCAGTTTCATACATCAGGGATGACTCGCTACACCTTGTGGTGATAAAAacag ctcagGAGTCAGGAGGGTCTCCCTGCCCCAGCTCATGTCCTGATCTAAATAAGTCCCAGACTCTCAGCTCCCTGTCAGAGAGTGGAGCTGTGCTCGTGGAAGTCTGCTGTCTGCTTGTCTTAGCAGTTGATAATAAG GCGGCAGCAGAGGAACTGTGTCTTTTGCTCAGCCAGGTCTTTCAAATAGTTTACACAGAATCAACTATAGACTTTCTAGACAGAGCCATATTTGATGGAGCTACAACACCTACAAGACACCCTTCTTTGTACAGTG ATGACTCTTCAAGCAAAGTAGATGTCAAGGAGGCTTTTGAGGGAGAAACCAGCCCATT TCCTTTCCAGGCCACAGAAGGAACCTCTCCATCTACATCCACCCCTGCGTCCCCTCAGACAAAGGTTCCAAGTGAAGGAGAGCTCAGTACCACAGCTGCAGAGCTTCTACAGGACTACATGACAACG TTGCGAACAAAGCTGTCATCACAGGAGATCCAGCAGTTTGCTGCTCTGCTCCACGAATACAGGAACGGTTCCTCCATTCATGAGTTCTGCATTAATCTGCGCCAGCTCTACGGGGACAGCAGGAAATTCCTCCTACTCG GCCTGCGTCCCTTCATACCCGAGAAGGACAGCCAGCACTTTGAAAACTTCTTGGAGACCATTGGAGTGAAGGACGGCCGCGGCATCATCACAGACAGCTTCGGCCGCTGCAAACGCACGACCAGCTCCGCCTCCGATTCCACCACCAACGGCAATGGAGCGACGGGAGAAAGCGGCGACAGCACGGCTTCGGACGAGGGCCACGAAGCCTCCGAGGGCGACGATTGGGACCGTATGATTACCAACATCAGCAACGACATCGAGGCCCTTGGCTGTAGCATGGACCAGGAGGCGGTGACTCCCTGA
- the ccm2 gene encoding cerebral cavernous malformations protein 2 homolog isoform X1: MEEDVKKVKKPGIVSPFKRVFLKGEKGRDKKAQEKSTERRALHTFSLSQPDHRIDPDILLNDYIEKEVKYLGQLTSVPGYLNPSSRTEVLQLVDNARKSHQLAGQLTSEQDAVVSLSAYNIKLVWRDGEDIILRVPIHDIAAVSYIRDDSLHLVVIKTAQESGGSPCPSSCPDLNKSQTLSSLSESGAVLVEVCCLLVLAVDNKAAAEELCLLLSQVFQIVYTESTIDFLDRAIFDGATTPTRHPSLYSDDSSSKVDVKEAFEGETSPFPFQATEGTSPSTSTPASPQTKVPSEGELSTTAAELLQDYMTTLRTKLSSQEIQQFAALLHEYRNGSSIHEFCINLRQLYGDSRKFLLLGLRPFIPEKDSQHFENFLETIGVKDGRGIITDSFGRCKRTTSSASDSTTNGNGATGESGDSTASDEGHEASEGDDWDRMITNISNDIEALGCSMDQEAVTP; encoded by the exons ATGGAAGaagatgtgaaaaaagtaaaaaag CCCGGGATCGTGTCTCCGTTCAAGCGGGTCTTTCTGAAAGGAGAGAAGGGGAGGGACAAGAAGGCCCAGGAGAAATCCACAGAGCGCAGGGCCCTCCATACCTTCTCCCTCTCTCAGCCTGACCACCGCATTGACCCTGACATTCTGCTTAATGACTACATTGAGAAGGAAGTAAAA TATTTAGGGCAGCTGACATCGGTTCCAGGTTACCTAAACCCGTCGAGTCGGACGGAGGTCCTGCAGCTCGTTGACAATGCAAGA AAATCCCATCAGTTGGCGGGCCAGCTGACATCAGAGCAGGATGCAGTGGTGAGCTTGTCTgcatacaacatcaagcttgtTTGGCGAGATGGAGAAGACATCATCCTGAGAGTGCCGATCCACGACATCGCTGCAGTTTCATACATCAGGGATGACTCGCTACACCTTGTGGTGATAAAAacag ctcagGAGTCAGGAGGGTCTCCCTGCCCCAGCTCATGTCCTGATCTAAATAAGTCCCAGACTCTCAGCTCCCTGTCAGAGAGTGGAGCTGTGCTCGTGGAAGTCTGCTGTCTGCTTGTCTTAGCAGTTGATAATAAG GCGGCAGCAGAGGAACTGTGTCTTTTGCTCAGCCAGGTCTTTCAAATAGTTTACACAGAATCAACTATAGACTTTCTAGACAGAGCCATATTTGATGGAGCTACAACACCTACAAGACACCCTTCTTTGTACAGTG ATGACTCTTCAAGCAAAGTAGATGTCAAGGAGGCTTTTGAGGGAGAAACCAGCCCATT TCCTTTCCAGGCCACAGAAGGAACCTCTCCATCTACATCCACCCCTGCGTCCCCTCAGACAAAGGTTCCAAGTGAAGGAGAGCTCAGTACCACAGCTGCAGAGCTTCTACAGGACTACATGACAACG TTGCGAACAAAGCTGTCATCACAGGAGATCCAGCAGTTTGCTGCTCTGCTCCACGAATACAGGAACGGTTCCTCCATTCATGAGTTCTGCATTAATCTGCGCCAGCTCTACGGGGACAGCAGGAAATTCCTCCTACTCG GCCTGCGTCCCTTCATACCCGAGAAGGACAGCCAGCACTTTGAAAACTTCTTGGAGACCATTGGAGTGAAGGACGGCCGCGGCATCATCACAGACAGCTTCGGCCGCTGCAAACGCACGACCAGCTCCGCCTCCGATTCCACCACCAACGGCAATGGAGCGACGGGAGAAAGCGGCGACAGCACGGCTTCGGACGAGGGCCACGAAGCCTCCGAGGGCGACGATTGGGACCGTATGATTACCAACATCAGCAACGACATCGAGGCCCTTGGCTGTAGCATGGACCAGGAGGCGGTGACTCCCTGA
- the ccm2 gene encoding cerebral cavernous malformations protein 2 homolog isoform X3 codes for MQERRFQTASMTFQHFTLSSRLQKSHQLAGQLTSEQDAVVSLSAYNIKLVWRDGEDIILRVPIHDIAAVSYIRDDSLHLVVIKTAQESGGSPCPSSCPDLNKSQTLSSLSESGAVLVEVCCLLVLAVDNKAAAEELCLLLSQVFQIVYTESTIDFLDRAIFDGATTPTRHPSLYSDDSSSKVDVKEAFEGETSPFPFQATEGTSPSTSTPASPQTKVPSEGELSTTAAELLQDYMTTLRTKLSSQEIQQFAALLHEYRNGSSIHEFCINLRQLYGDSRKFLLLGLRPFIPEKDSQHFENFLETIGVKDGRGIITDSFGRCKRTTSSASDSTTNGNGATGESGDSTASDEGHEASEGDDWDRMITNISNDIEALGCSMDQEAVTP; via the exons ATGCAAGA GAGGAGGTTTCAAACAGCTTCTATGACGTTCCAACATTTCACCTTGTCATCccgtctacag AAATCCCATCAGTTGGCGGGCCAGCTGACATCAGAGCAGGATGCAGTGGTGAGCTTGTCTgcatacaacatcaagcttgtTTGGCGAGATGGAGAAGACATCATCCTGAGAGTGCCGATCCACGACATCGCTGCAGTTTCATACATCAGGGATGACTCGCTACACCTTGTGGTGATAAAAacag ctcagGAGTCAGGAGGGTCTCCCTGCCCCAGCTCATGTCCTGATCTAAATAAGTCCCAGACTCTCAGCTCCCTGTCAGAGAGTGGAGCTGTGCTCGTGGAAGTCTGCTGTCTGCTTGTCTTAGCAGTTGATAATAAG GCGGCAGCAGAGGAACTGTGTCTTTTGCTCAGCCAGGTCTTTCAAATAGTTTACACAGAATCAACTATAGACTTTCTAGACAGAGCCATATTTGATGGAGCTACAACACCTACAAGACACCCTTCTTTGTACAGTG ATGACTCTTCAAGCAAAGTAGATGTCAAGGAGGCTTTTGAGGGAGAAACCAGCCCATT TCCTTTCCAGGCCACAGAAGGAACCTCTCCATCTACATCCACCCCTGCGTCCCCTCAGACAAAGGTTCCAAGTGAAGGAGAGCTCAGTACCACAGCTGCAGAGCTTCTACAGGACTACATGACAACG TTGCGAACAAAGCTGTCATCACAGGAGATCCAGCAGTTTGCTGCTCTGCTCCACGAATACAGGAACGGTTCCTCCATTCATGAGTTCTGCATTAATCTGCGCCAGCTCTACGGGGACAGCAGGAAATTCCTCCTACTCG GCCTGCGTCCCTTCATACCCGAGAAGGACAGCCAGCACTTTGAAAACTTCTTGGAGACCATTGGAGTGAAGGACGGCCGCGGCATCATCACAGACAGCTTCGGCCGCTGCAAACGCACGACCAGCTCCGCCTCCGATTCCACCACCAACGGCAATGGAGCGACGGGAGAAAGCGGCGACAGCACGGCTTCGGACGAGGGCCACGAAGCCTCCGAGGGCGACGATTGGGACCGTATGATTACCAACATCAGCAACGACATCGAGGCCCTTGGCTGTAGCATGGACCAGGAGGCGGTGACTCCCTGA